In Ostrea edulis chromosome 6, xbOstEdul1.1, whole genome shotgun sequence, a single window of DNA contains:
- the LOC125648435 gene encoding uncharacterized protein LOC125648435, giving the protein MQRFVKEYYSLIIFIFCVKSAHGQNSTTEVCEDTEKGACFLVKDRPYLCYQVNNTELCCSTCKQFFTYIEGCEYGDRRKACNKRRCSKDGKHDPLCCWTCGGFTTTTTTTTTTQPPATKKSTTQQLISMTTAAEHTTTPKTISIHTPVMFRKHGKASHVTKHRLNVAWSALKRTFFVDIDKKI; this is encoded by the exons ATGCAACGATTTGTTAAGGAGTATTATtctttaatcattttcattttttgtgtcAAATCTGCCCATGGACAAAATTCAACGACTGAGG TTTGTGAAGATACGGAGAAAGGAGCCTGTTTCCTGGTCAAAGACCGGCCATATCTTTGTTATCAAGTTAACAACACTGAATTATGTTGTTCAACTTGCAAGCAGTTCTTCACATACATAGAAG GTTGTGAGTATGGTGATCGGAGAAAGGCTTGTAACAAAAGACGCTGTTCAAAAGATGGAAAACATGATCCCCTCTGTTGTTGGACTTGTGGTGGTTTCACCACCACTACTACCACCACAACAACAACACAACCACCAgcaacaaaaaaatcaacaacacaaCAACTAATATCGATGACAACCGCAGCTGAACACACCACAACTCCAAAAACAATTAGCATCCACACCCCTGTCATGTTCCGGAAACATGGCAAAGCTTCGCATGTCACAAAACATCGTTTGAATGTTGCTTGGAGTGCACTGAAAAGGACATTTTTCGTTGacattgataaaaaaatttaa